A section of the Pseudorasbora parva isolate DD20220531a chromosome 2, ASM2467924v1, whole genome shotgun sequence genome encodes:
- the slc4a1a gene encoding solute carrier family 4 member 1a (Diego blood group), which yields MMEAVSFEGDNDMSYEDSESPLPSPFTMTPAGHKGSYDLEQTRQQEEVQHQTFTFSRDLEAARNTNTNAIKRGDAEAYVELNELRGEVWQEMGRWVGYEENLSPATGQWSQAHISYLTFKSLIQLRKVMSTGAVLLDVDDSSLSSIGQKMVEQLLLKNEIRPTDRDALVAILQRKRTQLEPTSSPGSADIELQTFSVTKQRDMVDRVEASVVLSGVVENLQKPVVAFARLRDSVVMEGVLEAPVPVRFVFFMVGPSHSGIDYHESGRAMAALMADWVFTLEAYLATNERDLTNAMADFMDCSIVIPPTEIQDESMLKPIINYQKKMLRDRVRPNDTRLIVGDKAPTGPVKPREDPLARTGYPFGGMVKDIKRRYKHYLSDFTDALDPQVLSSVIFIYFAALSPAITFGGLLADKTEHMMGVSEMMVSTCVQGVIFCLFAAQPVLIIGFTGPLMVFEEAFFQFCKSNGFEYIVGRVWVGMWLIIIVVVIVAVEGSFLVRFISRFTQEIFSILISLIFIYETFAKLIRIFKQHPLILNYEHLNDTLEDPFHPIKKIINKTELPDGNVTVHHEIIERAYPNTALLSMCLMFGCFFIALYLRGFKTSTFLPGPIRRMIGDFGVPIAIFFMIAVDISISDAYTQKLVVPKGLTVSNPEARGWIINPFGDKKPFPIWMMFACVVPGLLVFILIFLESQITTLIVSKPERKMVKGSGFHLDLLLLVFLGGVASIFGAPWLSAATVRSVTHANSLTVMTKGPRPQIERVLEQRVSGILVAVMVGISILMEPILKMIPMTALFGIFLYMGITSLSGIQLWDRMLLLIMPKKHHPPAPFVTRVPTMRMHLYTLIQVMCLAILWAVKSSAFSLALPFVLILTIPLRMFLTGPVFSIMEMKCLDADDANVKFDDEDD from the exons ATGATGGAAGCTGTATCGTTTGAAGGG GACAATGACATGTCCTATGAGGACAGTGAGTCACCTCTACCATCTCCATTCACTAT GACACCCGCGGGACATAAAGGCAGCTATGACTTGGAGCAGACGAGGCAGCAGGAAGAGGTGCAGCATCAGACCTTCACCTTCTCTAGGGACTTAGAGG CTGCTCGAAATACCAACACCAATGCCATCAAGAGAGGAGATGCAGAG GCATACgttgagctgaatgagctccgAGGGGAGGTGTGGCAGGAAATGGGACGCTGGGTGGGTTATGAGGAGAACTTAAGCCCTGCCACGGGACAGTGGAGCCAGGCCCACATTTCCTATCTCACCTTTAAAAGCCTCATTCAACTCCGCAAGGTCATGAGCACAG GGGCGGTGCTGCTTGATGTTGATGATAGCAGCTTATCAAGCATTGGTCAGAAGATGGTGGAACAGCTTCTGCTCAAAAATGAGATCCGGCCCACAGACCGTGACGCTCTTGTGGCCATACTGCAACGCAAGCGCAC TCAATTAGAGCCAACTTCATCCCCTGGTTCAGCAGACATTGAGCTGCAAACATTCTCAGTCACTAAACag CGAGACATGGTTGATCGTGTGGAGGCCTCTGTGGTTTTATCAG GTGTGGTGGAGAACCTCCAGAAACCAGTTGTCGCGTTTGCACGTCTGCGGGATTCAGTGGTGATGGAAGGGGTTCTGGAAGCTCCAGTTCCAGTTCGTTTTGTCTTCTTCATGGTGGGCCCGAGTCACAGCGGCATAGACTATCATGAGAGTGGCCGGGCCATGGCAGCACTGATGGCTGATTGG GTGTTCACTCTGGAGGCTTACTTGGCCACAAATGAGAGAGATCTGACCAATGCCATGGCAGACTTCATGGACTGCAGCATTGTGATCCCACCTACAGAAATTCAGGATGAGAGCATGCTGAAGCCAATCATCAACTACCAGAAGAAGATGCTGCGTGATAGGGTCCGCCCAAATGACACCCGTCTCATTGTTGGGGACAAAG CCCCAACTGGACCTGTGAAGCCACGGGAGGATCCACTTGCCCGTACCGGCTATCCGTTTGGTGGTATGGTCAAAGATATAAAACGCCGCTACAAGCATTACCTTAGTGACTTTACCGATGCACTGGACCCTCAGGTGCTGTCTTCTGTCATCTTCATCTACTTCGCTGCCCTTTCTCCTGCCATTACCTTTGGAGGACTTCTTG CGGACAAGACTGAGCATATGATGGGGGTCTCTGAGATGATGGTCTCTACCTGCGTGCAGGGTGTCATCTTTTGTCTGTTTGCGGCTCAACCGGTTCTCATCATTGGGTTTACTGGTCCATTGATGGTGTTTGAGGAGGCGTTCTTTCAG TTCTGCAAGTCTAATGGCTTTGAGTACATTGTGGGCCGTGTCTGGGTGGGCATGTGGTTGATCATCATTGTGGTGGTGATTGTGGCTGTGGAGGGGAGCTTCCTTGTTCGCTTCATCTCGCGCTTCACCCAAGAGATCTTCTCCAtcttaatctctctgatttTCATTTACGAGACCTTTGCCAAGCTTATCAGG ATTTTCAAGCAACACCCTTTAATTTTGAACTACGAACACTTGAATGATACCTTGGAAGATCCCTTCCACCCtatcaaaaaaattatcaaCAAGACAGAGCTTCCTGATGGCAATGTTACCGTACATCATGAGATAATAGAGAGAGCATACCCCAACACCGCCCTGCTGTCCATGTGCCTTATGTTCGGATGTTTCTTCATTGCATTGTATCTCCGTGGGTTTAAAACTAGCACCTTCCTTCCTGGACCC ATTCGAAGAATGATTGGAGATTTTGGTGTCCCCATCGCCATCTTCTTCATGATCGCTGTGGATATCAGCATTAGCGATGCCTACACACAG AAACTGGTGGTGCCAAAGGGGCTGACCGTGTCCAACCCGGAGGCTAGAGGCTGGATCATCAACCCATTTGGTGATAAGAAGCCATTCCCTATCTGGATGATGTTCGCATGTGTTGTTCCTGGCTTGTTGGTCTTCATCCTTATTTTCCTCGAGTCCCAGATCACCAC GCTGATTGTGAGTAAGCCTGAGAGAAAAATGGTCAAAGGCTCTGGTTTCCATCTGGACCTCCTGCTTTTGGTGTTCTTGGGAGGAGTTGCATCTATCTTTGGTGCCCCCTGGCTCAGTGCCGCTACAGTTAGATCTGTCACCCACGCCAATTCCCTGACTGTCATGACCAAAGGCCCCCGACCGCAGATTGAACGTGTGCTAGAACAAAGAGTCAGTGGTATTTTGGTGGCCGTGATGGTTG GAATCTCGATTCTCATGGAGCCCATCCTGAAGATGATACCTATGACGGCTCTGTTCGGGATCTTCCTCTACATGGGTATCACTTCCCTGAGTGGCATCCAACTTTGGGACCGTATGCTTCTGCTTATTATGCCAAAAAAGCATCATCCACCTGCCCCATTTGTCACCCGT GTCCCGACTATGCGTATGCATCTGTACACTTTGATCCAAGTGATGTGTTTGGCAATTCTGTGGGCTGTAAAATCTAGTGCGTTTTCACTTGCCCTGCCCTTTGTCCTGATCCTCACGATCCCTCTGAGAATGTTCCTGACCGGTCCCGTCTTCAGTATCATGGAAATGAAATGT CTGGATGCAGATGATGCAAACGTGAAATTTGATGATGAGGATGACTAA
- the selenow2b gene encoding selenoprotein W, 2b → MVVKIKVEYCGRUGYAPRFQELKRNINAKFPEAEVSGFVGRTGSFEIEINEHLVFSKLEVGGFPYDEDIMEAIDKAEDGKPEKISRNRKECIIL, encoded by the exons ATGGTGGTGAAGATAAAAGTCGAATACTG TGGCAGATGAGGCTACGCGCCTCGCTTCCAGGAGCTGAAGCGAAACATCAACGCGAAGTTTCCTGAAGCAGAGGTGTCTGGCTTCGTGGGCAGAACAG GAAGTTTTGAGATAGAGATCAATGAACATCTGGTCTTCTCAAAGTTAGAAGTGGGTGGTTTCCCTTATGATGAGGAT ATTATGGAGGCCATTGATAAGGCTGAGGATGGAAAGCCTGAAAAGATCAGCAGAAACCGTAAAGAGTGCATCATCCTCTAA
- the selenow2a gene encoding selenoprotein W, 2a encodes MVVQIKVEYCGGUGYEPRYQELKRVITAEFTDADVSGFVGRQGSFEIAIDGKLIFSKLETSGFPYEDDIMGAIQSAYDGQPVEKITKSQPPCVIL; translated from the exons ATGGTTGTGCAAATAAAAGTTGAATACTG TGGTGGATGAGGGTACGAGCCCCGCTATCAGGAGCTCAAGCGGGTCATCACTGCTGAGTTCACTGATGCGGATGTGAGTGGCTTCGTCGGCCGCCAAG GGAGCTTTGAGATTGCGATCGATGGAAAACTGATTTTCTCAAAGCTGGAAACCAGTGGTTTCCCCTATGAGGATGAT ATTATGGGTGCTATCCAAAGTGCCTACGATGGCCAGCCGGTGGAGAAGATCACCAAGAGCCAGCCTCCTTGTGTCATCCTCTAG